The sequence TTGAGATAAATAAAGGAATTATAGCACAATTCGGGCTAAAGATCGGAGATATGATAAGCTTCGATTAAATATCAGTGAATATCACAACTTTTATGAAACACTATACAATATTCAATATAAAGGGGTCAAAATGATGGAACATAAGATTCTGTGGCTGAACATGAGGGATGTGGAAGGACTAATAAATATCAAGAATGTACTTCCTGTTGTGGAAACCGCTTTTCGTGAACATGGGTTGGGTAGGGTCCAGATGCCACCGAAGATGTACCTGAATTTTAAAGCCCATAATGGCGATCTGCGGGCCATGCCCGGATACCTTGAAGGGCCTGATATTGCAGGGTTGAAACTGGTTAACGTGCATCCAGATAATCCCGGCCGCGGTCTGCCCACAGTAATGGCCCTTGTTATATTGAATTCGACAGAGACCGGAGCGCCTTTGGCAGTTATGGACGGTACAATCCTGACCGACCTGCGTACAGGGGCCGCCGGAGGAGTGGCAGCCAAATACCTTTCCAGGGAAGATTCCAAAGTTGTGGGCTTGATAGGTTTAGGGCACCAGGCCAGGACCCAGCTTCGTGCCCTGATGCAAATACGGGATATTCAGCAGGCCAAAATATTTGATAGTTCATCCAGTTCTGCATCAGCATTTAAGGAAGAGCTGGAAAAAGAACTGGGAATCGAGATAATCAAAGAACCTAATGCCTGTGAAGTATGTGATTGTGATATCCTGGTGACAACCACTCCGGTAAGAACCCCTATTGTACATTTCCATTGGATAAAAGAAGGTACCCATATCAATGCTATCGGTGCAGATGCTGCCGGAAAGGAAGAACTTGAACCAATGATCCTCAAGAATGCGAAGGTGGTTGTGGATGATATCCCCCAGGCGTCACATTCAGGGGAGGTGAATGTGCCAATTTCCAAAGGCATTTTTTCAGTAAAAGAGATATACGCTGAACTGGGTCAGATAGTAAGCGGCAAAAAACCAGGTCGGGAGAACGATACCGAAATAACTGTGTTCGATTCCACAGGTCTTGCCATTCAGGATATTGTAACAGCAGATTTGGTTTACAGACTGGCACTTGAAAAGCAAGTAGGTATGGATCTGGAAATGTTCTAACATACCACGATTAAAAACACATTCTATTTAAATAAGTAAGTAATTTTTCTTTTAATTCTAATTGACTTTATGGTAGGTAAATTACGGTCAAAAGAGGGATTTAGATGAAATTGAATGCAACTTTTATTTCAGGAAGGACTGTTGACCAGGGTGCTAACCTGGAGAACAAAACCTCCCGGGCATATTTTAATGCTGCTGGGTATTGT is a genomic window of Methanosarcinales archaeon containing:
- a CDS encoding alanine dehydrogenase, whose amino-acid sequence is MEHKILWLNMRDVEGLINIKNVLPVVETAFREHGLGRVQMPPKMYLNFKAHNGDLRAMPGYLEGPDIAGLKLVNVHPDNPGRGLPTVMALVILNSTETGAPLAVMDGTILTDLRTGAAGGVAAKYLSREDSKVVGLIGLGHQARTQLRALMQIRDIQQAKIFDSSSSSASAFKEELEKELGIEIIKEPNACEVCDCDILVTTTPVRTPIVHFHWIKEGTHINAIGADAAGKEELEPMILKNAKVVVDDIPQASHSGEVNVPISKGIFSVKEIYAELGQIVSGKKPGRENDTEITVFDSTGLAIQDIVTADLVYRLALEKQVGMDLEMF